One Polyangiaceae bacterium DNA window includes the following coding sequences:
- a CDS encoding ATP-binding protein encodes MNDSTPLAAVSYDQAKQQIDAGSALHLGALRPETINAILPVVSYKKSTLTVDLSFIELRKEAFFPIVDVLTQYYRYFTEFRRSYYGATLVGDNHSPIERKFADKRKEGPELVPPTKITIRFDAKGGGMVVFEKEGLLLQEEINCVLDVFRKCASRNEDAAVTLSPVQKLAELGAVVFEASGEFREDRIAGYESTKRDVRETIVLPLLHPEIFVAVGEMARSRPGSSLPRAVLFEGPPGTGKTTMARVIASESGIPLVYLPVESIMSKWYGESERRLDAIFTTAGALQRSIVFLDEIDAFAGSRERAMHESTRRILSVLLRQLQGLVDRSNVVVIGATNRKDDLDPALLSRFDLFVRFPLPNASERAKILSYYAKHLPPDDIVALVALSDGRAGRELEDACGVAERMWASQIIASNASVTPPPLDTYRAAFQLKFRLGD; translated from the coding sequence ATGAACGATTCAACTCCGCTCGCGGCCGTTTCGTACGACCAAGCCAAGCAACAGATCGACGCCGGTAGCGCCCTGCACCTCGGAGCATTGCGCCCAGAAACCATCAACGCGATCTTGCCCGTCGTCTCCTACAAAAAATCCACGCTCACCGTCGATCTGTCGTTCATCGAGCTGCGAAAAGAAGCATTCTTTCCCATCGTCGACGTGCTCACGCAGTATTATCGCTACTTCACGGAATTCCGGCGCAGCTATTACGGCGCGACGCTCGTCGGAGACAACCACAGCCCAATCGAACGCAAATTCGCCGACAAACGCAAAGAAGGCCCCGAGCTCGTCCCGCCGACGAAAATCACCATTCGCTTCGACGCCAAAGGAGGCGGTATGGTCGTTTTCGAAAAAGAAGGCCTCCTGCTCCAAGAAGAAATCAATTGTGTTCTCGACGTATTTCGCAAATGCGCGAGCCGCAATGAAGATGCAGCCGTGACTCTTTCGCCCGTACAAAAACTCGCCGAGCTCGGTGCGGTCGTCTTCGAGGCGAGCGGTGAATTTCGAGAGGATAGGATCGCCGGATACGAATCGACGAAGCGGGATGTTCGAGAAACCATCGTATTGCCGCTCTTGCACCCGGAAATTTTCGTTGCGGTAGGTGAAATGGCGCGTTCGCGTCCGGGGTCGAGTTTGCCTCGCGCGGTTCTTTTCGAGGGGCCTCCGGGGACGGGAAAAACCACGATGGCGCGGGTGATTGCGAGCGAAAGCGGCATTCCGCTCGTGTATTTGCCCGTCGAATCGATCATGAGCAAATGGTATGGGGAATCCGAACGCAGGCTCGACGCGATTTTCACGACGGCTGGTGCATTGCAGCGCAGCATCGTTTTTCTGGACGAAATCGACGCGTTCGCGGGGTCGCGCGAGCGAGCGATGCACGAAAGCACGCGACGCATTCTTTCGGTGCTGTTGCGGCAGCTCCAGGGGCTCGTGGATCGCAGCAACGTGGTCGTGATTGGCGCGACGAACCGCAAGGACGACCTTGATCCAGCGCTGCTCAGTCGGTTCGATCTGTTCGTCCGTTTTCCGCTGCCCAATGCATCCGAGCGGGCGAAGATCCTGAGTTACTACGCGAAGCATCTTCCGCCGGACGACATCGTGGCGCTCGTTGCATTGAGTGATGGGCGAGCTGGACGGGAGCTCGAGGATGCGTGCGGCGTTGCCGAGCGCATGTGGGCGTCGCAAATCATTGCGTCGAATGCGAGCGTGACGCCTCCGCCGCTCGATACGTATCGAGCGGCGTTTCAATTGAAGTTCAGGTTGGGGGATTAA